The nucleotide window TATGCCTGGTCAACCGATATTTTTAAAAATCAGATTTCGAGTTGATGGACACGAGCGGCGGGCCGATATTCCCAAAAGCCACAATGACTTTCCGTAGAAGCATTCATCATCTCATCATCGGAGCCGGTTCCTTATTGGCCCCTTCGGTTCCGGTCGTGCATGCAACGAGCCCGCTTGATTCGATCGGCAATGATTTCCGCCGAGTCGGCTGGGATATCAGTCAAGCGATGCAGGCCACCCCTCTTCCAAATGGATCTCCCCGTATCGCCCAGCAGCTCGAATTTGAAGAAATCGCCCGCGCCGCCCGTCGTTAAACCCCAGCCTGCCTTAGGGACAAATCTGGCCTTTCGGGCTGAATCATTCAGCGGGCCGCTGCCGCCGCCCGATCTGCTTGAGGCCTATGAGAGGACCAGTTCAGGGTTGGCCGACCGCATCGTAAAAATGGCCGAGGCCGAGCAGGCCCACCGACACCGGTATGAGGCGCATGAACTAAGCTGGGTATATTGGCTTCAGATGGTTGGTTTGGTCATGGGGGGCGGCTTGGCTATCGCCGGATTATTTTTGGGTGCCTGGCTGGTTTACCACGACAAAACGCTGGCTGGTTTCACCTTATTTCTAGGTGCACTTGGCGGGCTCCTTGGCACGGCAATCTATAAACACCGCCAAGGTAAAACACCTCCACCGGTTTAACCGCTAACGGTCTTTTTTTACCCCGCTCCCACCCGAGCAGGGCTTTTTTGTGCCCAGTTACCTAGGTAAAGCGGGTCAGAATTCCACCAAATCAAAAGTCCACCGCATGAACTTGTCTACTTTAGTGGAGAACTGATTGAGCCCGGTGAACCGTGGTAAAGACGAGTCTCGGCGCTTCGTTTAAGGTGGTGGCATCCAATCGATGCCAGCTCACCCGATCAGTTCAACCCAGCAGCAATCGCCCCGCCGCACAAGCACGGGGCGTGAGGGAGTGTGCGCGTGATTCACTCGCACTATCCCACCTTATCCCTGCGCGGTTTGGCCCCCGAAGCCGGTGATCTTGCGGCTCTCCGTGGGAACTCTGGGCAGTGTGACCACGGTCACATTCACTTGGGTATGGTGCAACAGCATGGTGGCAGCTTGCCCCATGTGATGCCCTCGAAAAGCAATCAAGCCACCATCGAGAACGGCGATTTCACCAGCCACAAAAGCCCCCCCCTGAAGCGTGGCCAATACGTGAAACTGATCACCGGCACGGGTGGCGATGGAGTTGATCTCGCTGCGCAAAGTTTCAGCCGCGATCTCGCCGGGGGAAACAATAGTAGGCAGCTCAAAATCCGGCAGGTGCAAGGAGGGCAAGTCGCCAAACAGCCGGTCGAGATCGAGTGCGAAGGGCAGGCCAGTGGCCCCCCCGTTAATTTTCGGAGTGGTAGTCATACAACCCACGAAACTGTACGGGCTCGGGTGTCGCCGCAAGGCGCACCGATCCCGGACCAGGAGCCCCACGCATGAACCGCTCCATTCAAATCTTCGGCTTCACGAATCCCGTCCGTCGCAAAGACGGACTCGTGCAGCTCGACGTTGTTTTCGGAGCGGGGCAGGCCGGAACGATCACCGCCACGCCCGCCATGTGGGACCGGATTACCGGGGCCTTCCTGGTAGCGATCAAGCCCGCTGCCTCCGCCCCGCTCAACCCGCAGATCGGCCAGCAAGGCCTGCCCAAGACCCCGGCCGGTGCCCACACACCTGCCCACGGTGCCGCCTGCGAAAAGTTCGGCTGCGACTACGTCTGCGAGCGTCTCGCCCCCATCACCAAGCCCTCGTGCTCTCTGCTTTGATCGGACCGCTCCTAACTCCGAATCCGGCTACTCACTACCCGCTACTCACTACTATGCAAAAAGACACCATCCTCTCTCTCATTCGCCACGCCATGACCTTTGGTGGCGGTTTTCTGGTCGGCAAAGGCCTCCTATCCGGTGAGACGCTCTCCATCGTCATCCCGGCCCTCGTCAGTGCTATCGGCGCGCTCTGGGGCGCGGTCGACGAGTTCCAGGCGGCCAAGAAAGCCCAGGCCGTTGCCGTTCCTGCTGCTCCCAGCCCCGAGCTTCCCGCTCATAACGCCTAAGCTCTACCCATGCTCGCACTGCTCACCGCCTTGGCCGAGGCCCTGCGTCTCTGGCTCCAGCTCAAGGGGGTGAGTGCGAGCTACGATCTCCAACGCCGCATCGAAGCCGACATCGCCGCCGATGAAGTACAAATCAGCATCCTGCGTCGTCGTGGCGACGATGATAACAACCGCGCTGCTGACCGGCTGCGCGAGCGTGTCCTCCGCGCCCAAGGCATCGTGGCAGCTCTACCAGCCGCGCGTGCTCCAGCTCAAGGCGGGGCAACCGGTGCAAACCCAAGCGGGGATCTACACCCCGCAGGTGGATGAAGTCTGGCACAGCGCTGCCGCTTACGAAGACCTCGAAACCGAACTTTTAAACACCGCCGCCGCCCTCGCCCAGGCACGCAACGACACGCAATGATCCCCCTCCTCGCTGAAGTACTCCCCGATCCCAACTCATCCAGCTCCATTGGCTGGGTGGTGATCATCATCCTATCGCTGCTGGTGAGCGGGAGCGTCATCTACTCGAACTTGAGGACCAACCCCGCGCTCCATCGCCAGTTCGTCACCCGCGAGGAATTTGAAAAGCACTCCGAGGACATCGGTGCCCGCCTCGATAAGATCGAAGAGGCCGGTGAGGCCCGCGTCATCCGCCTCTACGACAAGATCGATCAGACCTCAGAGAAGACCGTGGACCGCATCATCAAACTAATCAGCGAACAAAAGAAATCATGAGCCCACTCGTCATCCGCCGCGCCATCCTCAACGAGCTGAAAACCTACGGCTCGGGCCTCACGCCCTCCGGCCTGCACCAGCTCATCAAGCTCAGCCTGCCCGCCACCGCACTGGCTGATGTCGTCGAAGAGCTCACCTGGCTACGCGATCACGAGCTGATCGCCTTCACCCCAAGCCCGCTTGATGCCGACGACCGCAGCCTGCGCCAGTGGACGATCACCACGGCCGGAGAACTCGTTCTCAAGAAATAACACCCACCTTCCTGCGCCGCCATGCGCAGGGCAAACAACCAGTCGGACGGTTCCGGTAGTCATAGACCGGCGCGGGGTCCCGTTTCTAACCCGCGAAAGCGATAACCAAGCTGCCGCCCGACTGCCCCCTCTTTTAATCCGCCCTCCGTCCCCCGTCCTCCCTCCGACCCGATGACCTCCACCAAAAAGCCCCGCTCCGACTCCAAGGTAGCCGGTCTCGCCCCCGAGATCCGCGCCGAGGTGGCGCGTCGGCTCGGTGAGGCCAACGAGAGTTACAAGGACGTCGCCGCCTGGCTCAAAGCCGAGCACGGCGTAACTGTCTCCGATGGTGCCTTGTGCAACTGGTACAGCATCCACAGCTGGTCGCAGAATGCGGCCACCGCCCGCCAGTTTGCCGAGCAGGTCAAAGCCGAGTCCAAAGCCCAAGGCAACTATGACGCAGCCACCCTCGCGCTCATCCAGGAGCGCGCCTACATCATGGCCCGCACCCAAGGGGCCGACGTCAACGCCCTCGCCACCCTCGCTGGCATCATCGGCGACAGCGCCAAGCTCCGCCTCAAAGAGCGCGAGGTGACCCTCAACGAAAGCTCCCTCAATTTAAAGCTGCGCCAGTACGAGGACAAGATCAGCGCCGCGCGCGCTTCGCTGGAAAAGGCTAAGAGCAAGGGCGGCCTCAACAAGACCACGCTGGAGCTGATCGAAGAACAGCTCCGCCTCCTCTAATGGCCCGCCCCGTCAAATCCAAGGCCAAGCCAGCGGACGCCTCCGCCTTCTTCCTCGGCTACCAAGCCCGCTGGATCAAAGACGGGTCGCGCCTCAAGCTGATGGAAAAGAGCCGCCAGATCGGCTTGTCCTGGTCGTCTGCCTACCGGCTCGTCCGCGAAAAAAGCGGCGAGGGTGCGCGCCAAGACGCATGGATCAGCAGCCGCGACGACTTGCAGGCCCGTCTGTTTAAGGAGGACTGCAATAGCTTTGCCGGTATTCTTAACACGGCGGCGCAGGATCTCGGCTCGCAGGTGATCGACCCCGAGCGCGCCATCAGCGCTTACGTGCTCCAGTTCGCCAGCGGGGCCCGGATCAATTCGATGTCGTCCAACCCCGACGCGCAGGCGGGGAAACGCGGCGACCGTATTCTCGACGAGTTCGCCCTGCACCCCGATCCGCGCAAGCTCTACGCGATCGCCTATCCCGGTATCACGTGGGGCGGCTCGATGGAAATCATCAGCACGCACCGTGGCTCGGCCAATTTCTTCAACCAGCTCGTCCAGGAGATTAAGCACAAGGGCAACCCCAAGGGTTTCTCCCTGCACACGGTCACCCTCAAAGACGCGCTCGACGCCGGCTTCCTCGCCAAGCTGCAAGCCAAGCTCCCGCCCGACGATCCCCGGCAGGACATGGACGAGGCCGCTTACTACGATTTTATCCGCT belongs to Opitutus sp. and includes:
- a CDS encoding DUF2335 domain-containing protein is translated as MKKSPAPPVVKPQPALGTNLAFRAESFSGPLPPPDLLEAYERTSSGLADRIVKMAEAEQAHRHRYEAHELSWVYWLQMVGLVMGGGLAIAGLFLGAWLVYHDKTLAGFTLFLGALGGLLGTAIYKHRQGKTPPPV
- a CDS encoding DUF3486 family protein, which translates into the protein MTSTKKPRSDSKVAGLAPEIRAEVARRLGEANESYKDVAAWLKAEHGVTVSDGALCNWYSIHSWSQNAATARQFAEQVKAESKAQGNYDAATLALIQERAYIMARTQGADVNALATLAGIIGDSAKLRLKEREVTLNESSLNLKLRQYEDKISAARASLEKAKSKGGLNKTTLELIEEQLRLL